The Gordonibacter urolithinfaciens genome contains a region encoding:
- a CDS encoding DUF3810 domain-containing protein, with amino-acid sequence MRKYLLKRMLFIPLGIVALAATAFAQANPEAAEWYAQTVYPAASSAVGFLPSLVGFSVAEWVAALFLLFCLGYVGYWVRKVAVSKGERGMMAYRGIMGAAAVACVALFAFTFLCGLNYHRYTFTQHAGYDLAEEGADPAERQEELVRLASSLAEGLGRERAELGNDVDLFAAEPGEFERYSQESVAAMRKLAERYPALERPLYSPPKPVLASKLMSYANIGGMFFPFTMESNINVDNPFFTVPWTMAHELAHQCGFMREDEANFIAYLACKESGDALMRYSGLLLACDNAMGALRKADPEAATQIAAGLAPSVQRDLAERAEHWAQYEGPVQEASNAANDAYLKANNQSDGMRSYGRMVDLLLAEQRAGEGDPPS; translated from the coding sequence ATGAGGAAGTACCTGCTCAAACGCATGCTGTTCATACCTTTAGGGATCGTCGCCCTTGCGGCGACGGCGTTCGCGCAGGCGAATCCCGAGGCAGCCGAATGGTACGCGCAAACGGTGTACCCCGCGGCGTCCTCGGCCGTGGGATTCCTGCCGTCGCTCGTCGGCTTCTCGGTGGCCGAGTGGGTGGCGGCGCTGTTCCTGCTGTTCTGCCTGGGGTACGTCGGGTACTGGGTTCGCAAGGTCGCCGTGAGCAAGGGCGAGCGCGGTATGATGGCATACCGCGGGATCATGGGCGCGGCAGCCGTCGCTTGCGTCGCGCTTTTCGCCTTCACGTTCCTCTGCGGGCTGAACTACCACCGCTACACCTTCACGCAGCACGCCGGCTACGATCTGGCGGAGGAGGGGGCCGATCCGGCCGAGCGCCAGGAGGAGCTCGTGCGCCTGGCCTCGTCGCTCGCCGAGGGCCTCGGGCGCGAGCGCGCAGAGCTCGGCAACGATGTCGACCTGTTCGCCGCCGAGCCGGGGGAGTTCGAGCGCTACTCGCAAGAATCGGTGGCCGCCATGCGCAAGCTCGCGGAGCGCTACCCTGCGCTCGAGCGGCCGCTGTACTCGCCGCCCAAGCCGGTGCTCGCGTCCAAGCTGATGTCGTATGCGAACATCGGCGGCATGTTCTTCCCGTTCACCATGGAGTCGAACATCAACGTGGACAACCCGTTCTTCACGGTGCCGTGGACGATGGCCCACGAGCTGGCGCACCAGTGCGGCTTCATGCGCGAGGACGAGGCGAACTTCATCGCGTACCTGGCATGCAAGGAATCCGGCGACGCGCTCATGCGCTACAGCGGCCTGCTGCTGGCCTGCGACAACGCCATGGGCGCGCTGCGGAAGGCCGATCCGGAGGCTGCCACGCAGATCGCCGCCGGCCTTGCGCCTTCGGTGCAACGCGACCTGGCCGAGCGCGCGGAGCACTGGGCCCAGTACGAGGGTCCGGTGCAGGAGGCCTCCAACGCCGCCAACGATGCGTACCTCAAGGCCAACAACCAATCCGACGGCATGCGGAGCTACGGCCGCATGGTCGACCTGCTGCTCGCCGAGCAGAGGGCGGGGGAGGGCGATCCGCCGAGCTAG
- a CDS encoding MFS transporter: MRTTVKAGGKEARAQLPLLLACSFAASFAQSMMNIALPQVADEFGVTLSTANWLVTGYMVVAATSIALAAFLLRRLGLRTVFLIGCGALALGSGLALLAPDFWVLLAGRLVQAVCTGLFYPAVTSFIMANSDPARRGTHLAMNSGTVAAGLAVSPVASGLVLTGLGRHALFALPLALAVLLLAVGFFRLREVGPRGAGAVDPLSVVLGLVGLGALVYGLGEVFRDPLPSLAVLAAGVAVLGLFAWRQLALKDPLLNLRPLGNPGFAVGELLVMLGMMASFSLSILLPLYYEGALGFSAFLAGTLLAGPVLANALSDVVGGRLLDRRGIWPLVPFGFALTALGLAGVALAAGRPLLALVVLASAVAYVGLGLVVAPSKTTALVQLPSSLYAHASSINSAFIQIASAIGSSLFVGVLSADVLAGTSRGLAKAAAYDEGFAHTMEIAIGIAVASLLVSLVYAYRLRRRKG; encoded by the coding sequence GTGCGGACGACGGTGAAGGCGGGTGGCAAGGAGGCGCGTGCGCAGCTCCCGCTGCTGCTCGCGTGCTCGTTTGCCGCCTCGTTCGCGCAGAGCATGATGAACATCGCCCTGCCGCAGGTAGCGGACGAGTTCGGCGTGACGCTCTCCACGGCGAACTGGCTCGTGACCGGCTACATGGTAGTGGCCGCCACGTCCATCGCGCTCGCGGCGTTCCTGCTGCGGCGCCTGGGGCTGCGCACGGTGTTCCTCATAGGCTGCGGCGCGCTTGCCTTGGGAAGCGGGCTGGCCCTGCTCGCCCCCGACTTCTGGGTGCTTTTGGCGGGGCGGCTCGTGCAGGCCGTGTGCACCGGCCTGTTCTACCCTGCCGTGACCAGCTTCATCATGGCGAACTCCGATCCGGCCAGGCGCGGCACGCACCTGGCCATGAACAGCGGCACCGTGGCGGCGGGCCTTGCCGTGAGCCCCGTAGCGTCCGGCCTGGTGCTCACGGGGCTCGGCCGGCACGCGCTGTTCGCCTTGCCCCTCGCCTTGGCGGTGCTGCTGCTTGCCGTGGGGTTCTTCCGCCTGCGCGAGGTGGGGCCGCGCGGCGCGGGCGCGGTCGACCCCTTGAGCGTGGTGCTGGGCCTGGTGGGCCTGGGGGCGCTCGTCTACGGGCTGGGCGAGGTGTTCCGCGACCCGCTGCCGTCGCTCGCAGTGCTGGCGGCCGGCGTGGCGGTGCTGGGCCTGTTCGCCTGGCGCCAGCTGGCCCTGAAGGACCCGCTTCTCAACTTGAGGCCGCTCGGGAACCCCGGGTTCGCCGTGGGCGAGCTGCTGGTCATGCTGGGCATGATGGCATCGTTCTCGCTCAGCATCCTGCTGCCGTTGTACTACGAGGGGGCGCTGGGGTTCTCCGCGTTCCTCGCCGGCACGCTGCTGGCCGGGCCGGTGCTGGCGAACGCGCTGTCCGACGTCGTGGGCGGACGGCTGCTTGATAGGAGGGGCATCTGGCCCCTTGTGCCCTTCGGCTTCGCCTTGACGGCGCTCGGACTGGCGGGCGTCGCGCTCGCGGCGGGACGGCCGCTGCTCGCGCTGGTCGTGCTGGCCTCCGCCGTGGCCTACGTGGGGCTCGGCCTGGTGGTGGCGCCCTCGAAGACCACGGCGCTCGTCCAGCTTCCGTCGAGCCTGTACGCGCATGCCTCGTCCATCAACTCGGCGTTCATCCAGATAGCCTCGGCCATCGGCTCGTCGCTGTTCGTGGGCGTGCTGTCCGCCGACGTGCTCGCCGGCACGTCGCGCGGCTTGGCTAAGGCGGCTGCCTACGATGAGGGGTTCGCGCACACCATGGAGATCGCCATCGGCATCGCCGTGGCGAGCCTGCTCGTGTCGCTGGTCTACGCGTACCGCCTGCGTCGCCGGAAGGGCTGA
- a CDS encoding alpha/beta hydrolase: MPINKAVLAAFKAATRLRPDIKEFYKAQRVAEDLSARLAIPNPRCRIDDITAPMPDGCALPLRVFTPLDIDFSLAEGFKVTEDFRGTVLFFHGGGWVNGDVDFYTDACSTMALRLERRVVSVDYRRAPEHRFPQAPEDCYEVARQLHAGELLADVDPDHIVLFGDSAGGNLAAVVSLMARDRGEFLPRTQMLLYPVTYNDHDPATSFFDSVRDNGEDYLLSSRDIRGYMELYASSPADLHRPYFAPLLEGDLSRQPRTLVVTAEYCPLRDEGEVYAQRLADDGGDVQCYRMLDAVHGYLLYPTVFNIVKDTYRIIKQFLDGDPLVQEGEPTWLGLLGTD, from the coding sequence ATGCCCATCAACAAGGCGGTGCTCGCCGCCTTCAAGGCGGCAACGCGGCTTCGGCCGGACATCAAGGAGTTCTACAAGGCGCAGCGCGTGGCCGAGGACCTGAGCGCCAGGCTCGCCATCCCCAACCCGCGCTGCCGCATCGACGACATCACGGCCCCCATGCCCGACGGCTGCGCGCTCCCCCTGCGCGTGTTCACCCCGCTCGACATCGACTTCTCGTTGGCCGAGGGCTTCAAGGTCACGGAGGACTTCCGCGGCACCGTGCTGTTCTTCCACGGCGGCGGCTGGGTGAACGGCGACGTGGACTTCTACACCGACGCCTGCAGCACGATGGCGCTGCGCCTGGAGCGGCGCGTGGTGTCGGTGGACTACCGCCGCGCGCCCGAGCATCGCTTTCCCCAGGCTCCCGAGGACTGCTACGAGGTGGCCCGCCAGCTGCACGCGGGCGAGCTTTTGGCCGACGTGGACCCCGACCATATCGTGCTCTTCGGCGACAGCGCCGGAGGGAACCTGGCTGCCGTGGTGTCGCTCATGGCCCGCGACCGCGGGGAGTTCCTCCCCCGCACGCAGATGCTGCTCTACCCCGTGACGTACAACGACCATGATCCCGCCACCTCGTTCTTCGACTCCGTGAGGGACAACGGCGAGGACTACCTGCTCTCGTCGCGCGACATACGCGGCTACATGGAACTGTACGCCTCGTCGCCCGCCGACCTGCACCGTCCCTACTTCGCGCCGCTGCTGGAGGGCGACCTCTCCCGCCAGCCGCGCACCCTCGTGGTCACGGCCGAGTACTGCCCCCTGCGCGACGAGGGCGAGGTGTACGCCCAGCGCCTGGCCGACGACGGCGGCGACGTGCAGTGCTACCGCATGCTGGACGCCGTGCACGGCTACCTGCTGTACCCCACCGTGTTCAACATCGTGAAGGACACGTACCGCATCATCAAGCAATTCCTCGATGGCGACCCGCTCGTGCAGGAAGGCGAACCGACGTGGCTCGGACTGCTTGGTACCGACTAG
- a CDS encoding ABC transporter permease, with protein MANILRMDLYRLVHGKSLWIFLAVITVLAVISAATMAYITDPAFVQSMQAASASGAPTGVHIGFSNGSGPSADDLAETNALVTQLAQGMTPEALVGNVFLGGGGLSCLFVVFLAIFLAAEFESGFSKNVFTVQPSRLAFLGARIVEILVLAALFTVMIVAATLATAAVTGLELASSPLPDFALWGVLVAVVAAGFGMLTALAVWVTRKMAAGIGIGILLASGLVTLGIQGLGMLIPSISFLADYTLSSCMGSLSLGLGGPLGAGHIALVGAAFIAVAGALCALVLKRKDV; from the coding sequence GTGGCTAATATTCTGAGGATGGACCTTTACCGGCTCGTGCACGGCAAGTCGCTGTGGATATTCCTTGCCGTCATCACGGTGCTGGCCGTTATCAGCGCAGCCACCATGGCCTACATCACCGATCCCGCGTTCGTGCAGTCGATGCAGGCAGCCAGCGCAAGCGGCGCGCCGACGGGCGTGCACATCGGCTTCTCGAACGGGAGCGGCCCGAGCGCGGACGACCTCGCCGAGACGAACGCCCTGGTGACGCAACTTGCCCAGGGCATGACGCCGGAGGCGCTCGTGGGCAACGTGTTCCTCGGCGGAGGCGGGCTCTCCTGCCTGTTCGTCGTGTTCCTCGCCATCTTCCTTGCCGCGGAGTTCGAGAGCGGCTTCAGCAAGAACGTGTTCACCGTGCAGCCGAGCCGCCTCGCGTTCCTCGGCGCGCGCATCGTGGAGATACTCGTGCTCGCGGCGCTGTTCACCGTGATGATCGTCGCAGCGACGCTCGCCACGGCCGCCGTGACGGGCCTCGAGCTCGCATCCTCCCCCCTGCCCGACTTCGCGCTGTGGGGCGTGCTCGTCGCGGTCGTGGCCGCGGGCTTCGGCATGCTGACGGCGCTTGCTGTTTGGGTCACCCGCAAGATGGCGGCGGGCATCGGCATCGGCATCCTGCTGGCCTCGGGCCTGGTGACGCTGGGGATCCAGGGGCTGGGCATGCTGATTCCGAGCATCTCGTTCCTCGCCGACTACACGCTGTCGTCCTGCATGGGCTCGCTCTCCCTCGGGCTCGGCGGCCCCCTCGGCGCGGGGCACATCGCGCTCGTGGGCGCGGCGTTCATCGCCGTCGCCGGAGCGCTCTGCGCCCTGGTCCTCAAGAGGAAGGACGTCTAG
- a CDS encoding phthiocerol/phthiodiolone dimycocerosyl transferase family protein produces the protein MARTAWYRLDNVGKFYSSQAGSSAQTVFRYAATMADDVDPAALQRALDRTAEMFPGFNVCLRSGMFWHYLEQAPQPPAVHEENLPICYGLHVDAKSVLIRVSYYRARINLEVSHMVSDGRGSLSFFKALLYAYVEERYGVEGLPQEYDGSDHQKAEDSFDKYFERDKAAPTRAPKVYRLTGWRDAADPTYLEYHLPVRPVLDLARGHGVSLTSLVIAAIMCAIRAEMPRRERHRAIRLDVPVDLRQHFKSTTTKNFFGLAFVSYVPGDEDEPVEQVAAKVQEQLRVATDPESLKPRMNRMIALEKNPLLRLAPLFVKDALLELASRFTARETTTTLSNLGRISVDARVAPYVRDLNLLTSTTGLNFLLCSFGDDLSIGISTAYSNPDVVKNFVRYFSGCGIEGLININKTSEEVAEDRLEARLEASVKRARGQAPARGGTPERETSKRKAKAARGARADGAEVGRETGAALAEPEHGEKAARKTRAARKAGSDSDQKAKRKEAGR, from the coding sequence GTGGCTCGGACTGCTTGGTACCGACTAGACAACGTAGGGAAGTTCTACTCGTCGCAGGCGGGCAGCTCCGCCCAGACGGTGTTCCGCTACGCGGCGACGATGGCCGACGACGTGGACCCGGCGGCGCTGCAGCGCGCGCTCGACCGCACGGCGGAGATGTTCCCCGGCTTCAACGTGTGCCTGCGCAGCGGCATGTTCTGGCACTACCTGGAGCAGGCTCCCCAGCCGCCCGCCGTGCACGAGGAGAACCTGCCCATCTGCTACGGCCTGCACGTGGACGCGAAGAGCGTGCTCATCCGCGTGAGCTACTACCGCGCTCGCATCAACCTGGAAGTGTCGCACATGGTGTCCGACGGGCGCGGGTCGCTGAGCTTCTTCAAGGCCCTGCTCTACGCCTACGTGGAGGAGCGCTACGGCGTGGAGGGACTGCCGCAGGAGTACGACGGCTCGGACCACCAGAAGGCCGAGGACAGCTTCGACAAGTACTTCGAGCGCGACAAGGCGGCCCCCACGCGCGCGCCCAAGGTCTACCGGCTCACCGGCTGGCGCGATGCGGCGGACCCCACGTACCTGGAGTACCACCTTCCCGTCCGCCCGGTGCTCGACCTTGCGCGCGGGCACGGCGTGAGCCTGACGTCGCTCGTCATCGCGGCCATCATGTGCGCCATCCGCGCCGAGATGCCCCGGCGCGAGCGCCACCGCGCCATCCGCCTGGACGTGCCCGTGGACCTGCGGCAGCATTTCAAGTCCACCACTACCAAGAACTTCTTCGGGCTGGCGTTCGTGTCCTACGTGCCCGGCGATGAGGACGAGCCCGTGGAGCAGGTGGCCGCGAAGGTGCAGGAGCAGCTGCGCGTGGCCACCGACCCCGAGAGCCTCAAGCCCCGCATGAACCGCATGATAGCGCTGGAGAAGAACCCGCTTCTGCGCCTGGCCCCCCTGTTCGTGAAGGACGCCCTGCTTGAGCTGGCCAGCCGCTTCACGGCGCGCGAGACCACCACGACGCTCTCGAACCTGGGGCGCATCTCCGTGGACGCGCGGGTGGCCCCGTATGTGCGCGACCTCAACCTCCTGACGTCCACCACCGGGCTGAACTTCCTTTTGTGCTCGTTCGGCGACGACCTGAGCATCGGCATATCCACGGCGTATTCGAACCCCGACGTGGTGAAGAACTTCGTCCGGTACTTCTCGGGCTGCGGCATCGAGGGGCTCATCAACATCAACAAGACGAGCGAGGAGGTTGCCGAGGACCGCCTGGAGGCAAGGCTGGAGGCCTCGGTGAAGCGCGCCCGCGGCCAGGCGCCCGCCCGCGGCGGGACACCCGAGCGCGAAACGTCGAAGCGCAAGGCGAAGGCCGCGCGCGGGGCGCGGGCCGACGGGGCGGAAGTAGGGCGCGAGACGGGGGCCGCGCTGGCAGAGCCGGAGCACGGGGAGAAGGCGGCGCGGAAAACGAGGGCTGCGCGAAAGGCTGGCTCGGACAGCGACCAGAAGGCGAAGCGTAAGGAGGCCGGGCGATGA
- a CDS encoding MBL fold metallo-hydrolase, producing MELNKLGERTFWLPHQPENDRPMLVLLKGDRLALAVDAGASAVHVEEFYAQLDDAGLPRPDLTAITHWHWDHTFGMHRAHGLTVACRRTGELLAQARASLADPAAVLALKRSEEYIAREYAEAGIVVALPDVVFDGELLLDLGGLTARVFAAASPHSDDTVLVHVPEEGLLFLGDATCGDPFDGWRVDEERLRALVRTIEGIDCETCLLGHADPLGKGELLGYLATLAG from the coding sequence GTGGAGTTGAACAAGCTGGGTGAGCGGACGTTCTGGCTGCCGCACCAGCCGGAGAACGACCGGCCGATGCTCGTGCTCCTCAAGGGCGATCGCCTTGCGCTCGCGGTGGACGCGGGCGCGTCGGCTGTGCATGTCGAGGAGTTCTACGCGCAGCTCGACGACGCGGGCCTGCCCCGGCCCGACCTCACGGCGATCACGCACTGGCATTGGGACCACACGTTCGGCATGCACCGCGCGCACGGCCTCACCGTCGCGTGCCGGCGCACCGGTGAGCTGCTCGCGCAGGCGCGCGCTTCGCTGGCCGATCCCGCCGCCGTCCTGGCGCTCAAGCGGAGCGAGGAGTATATCGCCCGCGAGTACGCCGAGGCCGGAATCGTGGTCGCCCTGCCCGACGTGGTGTTCGACGGCGAGCTCCTCCTCGATCTCGGGGGCCTGACCGCACGCGTGTTCGCAGCAGCCTCGCCGCATTCCGACGACACGGTGCTCGTGCACGTTCCCGAGGAGGGCCTGCTGTTCCTGGGTGACGCGACGTGCGGCGATCCTTTCGACGGGTGGCGCGTCGACGAGGAGAGGCTGCGGGCCCTGGTACGCACGATCGAGGGCATCGACTGCGAGACGTGCCTTCTAGGCCATGCCGACCCGCTGGGCAAGGGCGAGCTGCTGGGCTACCTGGCAACGCTCGCGGGTTGA
- a CDS encoding sensor histidine kinase, with product MEAAVVLLAVAVVALAVQLARSEAQLRAIARFLVNRESASNARVALSVRTRGFVQLAQAVNRQIDRHQGERVAAEEAKRELRRGLTYLSHDIRTPLAGAQGYAQLLAAEEDEALRARYLDVVSRRLEDVGGLLDQLYAYAQVQDPDHRIEREPVDVGQVLAESLASLYGQFKERGWEPGIRLADEPLVADSNADALARIFRNLAVNALRYGCEPPRIVQEGRTVAFANRVADPDGMDADRLFERFYQGDAARGGGGSGLGLAIVAQLSRALRIEATARLDGDVLTVELAFPE from the coding sequence ATGGAAGCCGCGGTCGTTCTGCTCGCCGTCGCCGTCGTTGCGCTCGCCGTCCAGCTTGCCCGCTCGGAGGCGCAGCTGCGGGCCATTGCGCGGTTCCTCGTGAACCGGGAGTCGGCGAGCAACGCCCGCGTCGCGCTGTCCGTGCGCACGCGCGGTTTCGTGCAGCTGGCGCAGGCGGTGAACCGGCAGATCGACCGCCACCAAGGCGAGCGCGTCGCCGCCGAGGAGGCCAAGCGCGAGCTGCGCCGCGGCCTCACCTACCTCTCGCACGACATCCGCACGCCGCTCGCGGGGGCTCAGGGCTACGCGCAGCTGCTGGCGGCCGAGGAGGACGAGGCCCTGCGCGCCCGGTACCTGGACGTGGTGTCGCGCCGCCTGGAAGACGTGGGCGGACTGCTGGACCAGCTGTACGCCTACGCCCAGGTGCAGGACCCCGACCATCGCATCGAGCGCGAGCCCGTGGACGTGGGCCAGGTGCTCGCCGAGTCGCTGGCCTCGTTGTACGGCCAGTTCAAGGAGCGCGGGTGGGAGCCCGGCATCCGGCTTGCCGACGAGCCGCTCGTGGCCGACTCGAACGCCGACGCCCTCGCCCGCATCTTCCGCAACCTCGCCGTGAACGCGCTGCGCTACGGGTGCGAGCCCCCGCGCATCGTGCAGGAGGGACGCACGGTCGCGTTCGCGAACCGCGTGGCCGACCCGGACGGCATGGACGCCGATCGCCTGTTCGAGCGCTTCTACCAGGGAGACGCCGCGCGCGGCGGCGGGGGCAGCGGCCTCGGCCTTGCCATCGTCGCCCAGCTGTCGCGCGCCCTGCGCATCGAGGCCACCGCCCGCCTGGACGGCGACGTGCTCACCGTGGAGCTGGCGTTCCCGGAGTGA
- a CDS encoding DUF6320 domain-containing protein codes for MKRCGKCGVSFTGDLDRCPLCQAELSGKAEPSAFPRNEVRKSGAVALSVLAFVSGACLLAMLFLGRLLGLPGDIVLTVCLGLVVNYLFVRNILVHTPDFLRVVVRYFLILLAIAALWYLITRNPVVTTFVIPGICLVALVFDAVLVAVFRGTFVSGYAKYLLFDVVLGLIPLALVALGLATWDVPANVSALTASVLLLALLVFTRKQLVAEVRKLFSA; via the coding sequence ATGAAGCGGTGCGGCAAGTGCGGCGTGTCGTTCACGGGCGACCTGGACCGGTGCCCGCTCTGCCAGGCAGAGCTCTCGGGCAAGGCCGAGCCGTCGGCGTTCCCCAGAAACGAGGTGCGCAAGTCGGGCGCCGTGGCGTTGAGCGTGCTGGCGTTCGTGAGCGGCGCGTGCCTGCTGGCCATGCTGTTCCTGGGGCGGCTGCTGGGCTTGCCGGGCGACATCGTGCTCACCGTGTGCCTGGGCCTCGTGGTGAACTACCTGTTCGTGCGCAACATCCTCGTGCATACGCCCGACTTCCTGCGCGTGGTGGTGCGCTACTTCCTCATCCTGCTGGCCATCGCGGCGCTGTGGTACCTCATCACGCGAAACCCCGTGGTCACGACGTTCGTCATACCCGGCATCTGCCTGGTGGCGCTCGTGTTCGACGCCGTGCTCGTGGCCGTGTTCCGCGGCACGTTCGTGTCGGGCTACGCGAAGTACCTGCTGTTCGACGTGGTGCTGGGGCTGATCCCGCTCGCACTCGTGGCCTTGGGCCTGGCCACATGGGACGTGCCGGCCAACGTGAGCGCGCTCACGGCCAGCGTGCTGCTGCTGGCCCTGCTCGTGTTCACCCGCAAGCAGCTCGTGGCCGAGGTGCGCAAGCTGTTCTCCGCGTGA
- a CDS encoding ATP-binding cassette domain-containing protein yields the protein MNVIETNGLSKAFGSKMAVHQFDMHVGQGDIYGFVGRNGAGKSTVMRMLAGLAAPTGGEVRVFGMQPREASASRRIGALIESPGLYGSMSATDNLMMKALALGLADPKDKVHGLLDLTGLGSVGSKATKNFSMGMKQRLGLALALLGSPDLLLLDEPLNGLDPEGAREIRRLIMRLNDERGITVVVSSHVLEQLGKMATRYGVIREGRMVREMSAAEVDQECSDFLQLEAANPTLALAVLQERFAGLRFQSMPDGAIRVFGGADAGAVGAVLNEQGIAVRGLYAHRRDLEEFFVEMMGAEYRG from the coding sequence GTGAACGTGATCGAAACCAACGGGCTCTCGAAGGCCTTCGGCAGCAAGATGGCCGTCCACCAGTTCGACATGCATGTGGGCCAAGGCGATATCTACGGGTTCGTCGGCCGCAACGGGGCGGGCAAATCGACGGTGATGAGGATGCTCGCGGGGCTCGCCGCACCCACGGGCGGCGAGGTGCGCGTGTTCGGCATGCAGCCGCGCGAGGCGAGCGCGAGCCGGCGCATCGGCGCGCTCATCGAGTCGCCGGGGCTGTACGGCTCCATGAGCGCAACCGACAACCTCATGATGAAGGCGCTCGCGCTGGGCCTGGCCGACCCCAAGGACAAGGTGCACGGCCTGCTGGACCTCACCGGCCTGGGCAGCGTGGGCTCCAAGGCGACGAAGAACTTCTCCATGGGCATGAAGCAGCGACTGGGGCTCGCGCTCGCGCTCTTGGGCAGCCCCGACCTGCTGCTGCTCGACGAGCCGCTCAACGGCCTGGACCCCGAGGGCGCCCGCGAGATCCGCCGGCTCATCATGCGCCTCAACGACGAGCGCGGCATCACCGTGGTGGTGAGCTCGCACGTGTTGGAGCAGCTGGGGAAGATGGCCACGCGCTACGGCGTCATCCGCGAGGGCCGCATGGTGCGCGAGATGTCCGCCGCCGAGGTCGACCAGGAATGCAGCGATTTCCTGCAGCTGGAGGCCGCGAACCCGACGCTCGCGCTGGCCGTGCTGCAGGAGCGCTTCGCGGGCCTGCGCTTCCAGTCCATGCCCGACGGCGCCATCCGCGTCTTCGGCGGGGCGGACGCGGGAGCGGTGGGCGCGGTCCTGAACGAGCAGGGCATCGCCGTCCGCGGCTTGTACGCGCACCGGCGCGACCTGGAGGAGTTCTTCGTTGAGATGATGGGGGCTGAGTACCGTGGCTAA
- a CDS encoding response regulator transcription factor — translation MEHAARILVVEDDEDINNVVAAALARAGYACAQAFSGSEARLLLKAGAAAGEAPYDLVITDLMLPGSSGEELVREIRARSDVPVIVVSARADTGDKVELLKLGADDYLAKPFDLDELLARVSVQLRHASRGAGRSSGTLRFKDWVLDAEARTLTAAGDPVRLTRLEFGIVEALVRRPKKVFTKRELFQAAWNEEAFVEEKAVNVHVSNIRGKLKPSGTDGYIETVWGIGFKLAE, via the coding sequence ATGGAACACGCAGCCCGCATCCTCGTCGTCGAGGACGACGAGGACATCAACAACGTGGTGGCCGCCGCGCTCGCGCGGGCGGGCTACGCCTGCGCGCAGGCGTTCTCGGGAAGCGAGGCGCGGCTCCTGCTGAAAGCGGGGGCCGCCGCGGGCGAGGCGCCGTACGACCTCGTCATCACCGACCTCATGCTGCCGGGCTCCTCAGGCGAGGAGCTCGTGCGCGAGATACGCGCGCGCAGCGACGTGCCCGTCATCGTGGTATCGGCGCGCGCCGATACGGGCGACAAGGTGGAGCTTCTGAAGCTGGGGGCCGACGACTACCTGGCCAAGCCCTTCGACCTCGACGAGCTGCTCGCGCGCGTGTCCGTGCAGCTGCGCCACGCTTCCCGCGGGGCGGGGCGCAGCTCGGGCACGCTACGGTTCAAGGACTGGGTGCTCGATGCCGAAGCCCGCACGCTCACAGCCGCCGGCGATCCCGTGAGGCTCACGCGCCTGGAGTTCGGCATCGTGGAGGCCCTCGTGCGCCGGCCCAAGAAGGTGTTCACCAAGCGGGAGCTGTTCCAGGCGGCCTGGAACGAGGAGGCGTTCGTGGAGGAGAAGGCCGTGAACGTGCATGTGAGCAACATCCGCGGCAAGCTCAAGCCCTCCGGCACCGACGGCTACATCGAGACGGTTTGGGGCATCGGCTTCAAACTGGCCGAATGA
- a CDS encoding GNAT family N-acetyltransferase yields the protein MDVTLRPFEDDDLPRLRRWLAADHVRPWFEQPEDWMAEVEGRHGEYAWISHFVIEADGDPAGFCQLYPFSASGEDWNGALPVEGTYSLDYLLGEPTLLRRGIARAALSQLIGLIAAEPDAERIIVQPDRENVASRGLLRALGFSYDEADDLFAMDV from the coding sequence ATGGATGTGACCTTGAGGCCCTTCGAAGACGACGACCTTCCCCGCCTGCGACGATGGCTCGCTGCCGACCACGTGCGCCCCTGGTTCGAGCAGCCCGAGGACTGGATGGCCGAGGTGGAGGGCCGTCACGGCGAGTACGCCTGGATCAGCCACTTCGTCATCGAGGCCGACGGCGATCCCGCCGGCTTTTGCCAGCTCTACCCGTTCTCCGCAAGCGGCGAGGATTGGAACGGCGCGCTTCCCGTGGAGGGCACGTACAGCCTGGACTACCTGCTGGGCGAGCCGACGCTGCTGCGCCGCGGCATTGCCCGTGCGGCGCTCTCGCAGCTGATCGGGCTCATTGCCGCCGAACCCGATGCCGAGCGCATCATCGTGCAGCCCGATCGGGAGAACGTTGCCTCCCGCGGCCTTCTGCGCGCGCTCGGGTTCTCCTACGACGAGGCCGACGACCTGTTCGCGATGGACGTCTGA